From a region of the Armatimonadota bacterium genome:
- the sfsA gene encoding DNA/RNA nuclease SfsA, whose product MDSLSLPLPQPLLPGRFLRRVNRFAAEVEVEGDIRRVHLPNSGRMEELLVPGAAVRVHPTGSSRTWGTLLLVRHRRRWVGLDSHLPNRLWEEACRAGGLPPVVGVRTWEREVRLQGERVDFRVRAADGIWLVETKSCNRVLRGVALFPDAPTARGARHMRLLERLARQGTRAAVVWFVQRDDAIRLRLDRTADPDLAEAGARAARAGVVLCAYRCHVDPRTVRVRDPIPVEVFV is encoded by the coding sequence GTGGACTCCCTCTCCCTCCCCCTCCCGCAGCCCCTCCTGCCGGGTCGGTTCCTGCGGCGAGTGAACCGCTTCGCCGCGGAGGTGGAGGTGGAGGGGGACATCCGCCGTGTGCACCTTCCCAACTCCGGCCGCATGGAGGAGCTCCTGGTACCGGGCGCGGCGGTCCGCGTGCACCCCACAGGCTCCAGCAGAACCTGGGGGACACTGCTGCTGGTGCGCCACCGCCGCCGGTGGGTGGGGCTCGACAGCCATCTCCCCAACCGCCTGTGGGAGGAGGCGTGCCGCGCGGGGGGCCTCCCCCCTGTGGTGGGCGTGCGGACCTGGGAGCGGGAGGTGCGGCTGCAGGGGGAACGGGTGGACTTCCGGGTTCGCGCCGCGGACGGCATCTGGCTCGTGGAGACCAAGTCCTGCAACCGGGTGCTCCGCGGGGTGGCCCTCTTCCCGGACGCCCCCACCGCCCGAGGCGCCCGCCACATGAGGCTTCTAGAGCGCCTCGCGCGCCAGGGCACACGGGCCGCGGTGGTGTGGTTCGTGCAGCGGGACGATGCGATCCGCCTGCGGCTGGACCGCACCGCGGACCCCGATCTGGCCGAGGCGGGCGCGCGGGCGGCGCGGGCCGGGGTGGTCCTATGCGCCTACCGCTGCCACGTGGATCCCCGGACCGTTCGGGTGCGAGACCCCATTCCCGTGGAAGTGTTCGTTTAG
- a CDS encoding aminomethyl transferase family protein, with protein MATRQAPRNLQEIVESVPNITDYLYNNQTGKRVYPVVPPEFTTWQDEQRAWRETVCLYDLSYHMSDLYVSGPDAFKLLNHLGINSFKNFEPGQAKQYIACTDRGYLIGDVILFYLDREKFQLVGRPSVHNWVQFHAETGGYNVTLERDEWSVIDPNRPRKVYRFQLQGPNAPALLEKLTGQPLPPIKFFHMTWLTIAGHKVRFLHHGMAGVAGGELVGPFEEGPEVKAAIVEAGKEFGLRQVGSRAYPSNALESGWIPNPLPAVYTGESLRAYREWLPVNSYEAAGSLGGSFYSPNIEDYYLTPWDLGYGHIVKFDHDFIGREALEEKAKEPHRKKVTLVWNPEDVTRAFETQFTKPLGQRAKSIDLPVAQYATWFYDKVLNRRGDVVGFAMWPGYTSNETAMVSLATVDEAYSQPGTELILVWGEPNGGSRKPSVEPHVQMEIRVTVAPAPFAESARQYRAAVARR; from the coding sequence ATGGCCACACGGCAGGCACCACGGAACCTGCAGGAGATCGTGGAGAGCGTACCCAACATCACGGACTACTTATACAACAACCAGACGGGGAAACGCGTCTACCCCGTGGTTCCTCCGGAGTTCACCACCTGGCAGGACGAACAGCGCGCTTGGCGGGAGACGGTCTGCCTGTACGACCTCTCCTACCACATGTCGGATCTCTACGTCTCTGGACCCGATGCGTTCAAGCTCCTCAACCATCTGGGGATCAACAGCTTCAAGAACTTCGAGCCGGGACAGGCCAAACAGTACATCGCGTGCACCGACCGCGGCTACCTCATCGGCGACGTCATCCTGTTCTATCTGGACCGGGAGAAGTTCCAGCTGGTGGGACGCCCCTCCGTGCACAACTGGGTGCAGTTCCACGCGGAAACCGGCGGGTACAACGTGACCCTGGAGCGGGACGAGTGGTCCGTCATCGACCCCAACCGTCCCCGGAAGGTCTACCGCTTCCAGCTCCAGGGGCCCAACGCCCCGGCCTTGCTGGAGAAGCTCACGGGCCAGCCCCTCCCGCCCATCAAGTTCTTCCACATGACCTGGCTCACCATCGCGGGGCACAAGGTCCGCTTCCTGCACCACGGGATGGCGGGGGTCGCCGGCGGGGAGCTGGTGGGCCCCTTCGAGGAGGGACCGGAGGTGAAGGCGGCCATCGTGGAGGCGGGAAAGGAGTTCGGTCTACGCCAGGTGGGCTCCCGGGCGTACCCGTCGAACGCCCTGGAGTCCGGTTGGATTCCGAATCCCCTGCCTGCCGTCTACACGGGGGAGTCCCTCCGGGCGTACCGGGAGTGGCTTCCCGTGAACAGCTACGAGGCCGCGGGATCCCTGGGCGGCAGCTTCTACTCCCCGAACATCGAGGACTATTACCTCACGCCCTGGGACCTGGGCTACGGCCACATCGTGAAGTTCGATCACGACTTCATCGGACGGGAAGCCTTGGAGGAAAAGGCCAAGGAGCCGCACCGCAAGAAGGTGACCCTGGTGTGGAACCCGGAGGACGTGACCCGCGCCTTCGAGACCCAATTCACCAAGCCTCTCGGTCAGCGGGCCAAGTCCATCGACCTCCCCGTGGCCCAGTACGCCACGTGGTTCTACGACAAGGTCCTGAACCGCCGGGGAGACGTGGTCGGGTTCGCCATGTGGCCCGGCTACACCTCGAACGAGACCGCCATGGTCTCCTTGGCCACCGTGGACGAGGCCTACAGCCAGCCCGGCACGGAGCTCATCCTGGTGTGGGGGGAGCCCAACGGCGGTTCCCGGAAGCCCAGCGTGGAGCCCCACGTGCAGATGGAGATCCGGGTCACCGTGGCGCCCGCTCCCTTCGCGGAATCCGCCCGCCAGTACCGGGCGGCGGTGGCGCGCCGGTAG
- a CDS encoding thioesterase family protein, with the protein MRATLPLEVRYAETDQMGVVHHAVYVVWMEAARVEFLKRLRMPYHELERSGVRLPVVELGITYRAAAEFGQVVEVSCAVERVTSRGATFRYWVERDGRLLAEGFTRHVCCDRQGRAQSLPPHLRAALEEVCTPGGRSNPPG; encoded by the coding sequence GTGCGGGCGACCCTTCCCCTGGAGGTGCGGTACGCGGAGACAGACCAGATGGGGGTGGTGCACCACGCGGTGTACGTGGTTTGGATGGAGGCGGCCCGGGTGGAGTTCCTGAAGCGGCTGAGGATGCCCTATCACGAGCTGGAACGGTCCGGGGTGCGGCTCCCCGTGGTGGAGCTGGGGATCACGTACCGGGCCGCGGCGGAGTTCGGGCAGGTGGTGGAGGTGAGCTGCGCCGTGGAGCGGGTCACCAGCCGCGGAGCCACTTTCCGGTACTGGGTGGAGCGGGACGGCCGCCTGCTGGCGGAGGGGTTCACCCGGCACGTCTGCTGCGACCGTCAGGGTCGGGCACAGAGCCTTCCCCCGCACCTCCGGGCCGCCCTGGAGGAGGTATGCACGCCTGGAGGACGCTCGAACCCCCCCGGCTAA
- a CDS encoding DUF2703 domain-containing protein, producing the protein MAGGPLHITLLYWEGCPSHEEALARLRRVLEEEAVQAEVEVVRVETEEEARRWRFVGSPTILVEGEDIQPLPDEPYRLTCRVYRWEDGRLSPLPSPETIRRAIRRALQHASRR; encoded by the coding sequence GTGGCGGGAGGACCCCTGCACATCACGCTCCTGTACTGGGAGGGTTGTCCCTCCCACGAGGAGGCCCTGGCCCGTCTGCGGCGGGTCCTCGAGGAGGAGGCCGTCCAGGCGGAGGTGGAGGTGGTGCGGGTGGAGACGGAGGAGGAGGCCCGCAGGTGGCGGTTCGTGGGCTCCCCCACCATCCTGGTGGAGGGGGAGGACATCCAGCCCTTGCCCGACGAGCCCTACCGGCTCACCTGCCGGGTCTACCGTTGGGAGGACGGCCGCCTCTCCCCCCTTCCGAGTCCCGAGACCATCCGCCGCGCGATCCGGCGGGCCCTGCAACACGCTTCCAGGAGGTGA
- a CDS encoding thioredoxin family protein, with product MANLRIGDRILPFRLPGTDGREHSVEDYADRPVLVVIFSCNHCPYVRAWEDRMIALQRAYADRGVQFLLISSNDPEQYPEDSFERMRERALHKGYPFPYLYDGTQEVARAYGAERTPEVFVFDRDRVLRYHGAIDDNYEDPNAVRHHYLRDALEAVLAGQDVPVPETRPVGCTIKWRREPARA from the coding sequence ATGGCGAACCTGCGCATCGGTGACCGCATCCTCCCCTTCCGGCTCCCTGGAACCGACGGACGGGAGCACTCCGTGGAGGACTACGCGGATCGGCCCGTGCTCGTGGTGATCTTCAGCTGCAACCACTGCCCCTACGTACGGGCATGGGAGGACCGGATGATCGCCCTCCAGCGGGCGTACGCGGACCGCGGGGTACAGTTCCTCCTCATCAGCAGCAACGACCCCGAGCAGTACCCGGAAGACAGCTTCGAGCGCATGAGGGAGCGGGCCCTCCACAAGGGCTACCCCTTCCCCTACCTGTACGACGGGACCCAGGAGGTGGCCCGGGCCTACGGGGCGGAGCGCACCCCGGAGGTGTTCGTGTTCGACCGGGACCGGGTGCTGCGCTACCACGGGGCCATCGACGACAACTACGAGGACCCAAACGCGGTGCGGCACCACTACCTGCGGGACGCCCTGGAAGCGGTGCTGGCCGGTCAAGACGTACCCGTGCCGGAGACCCGCCCCGTGGGCTGCACCATCAAGTGGCGGCGGGAGCCCGCCCGGGCGTAG
- the amrS gene encoding AmmeMemoRadiSam system radical SAM enzyme, giving the protein MAAEAHRRLGVREARGMPIARVLEEFTREGELWRPLEDGKVECFACGHRCVIFEGLPGICRVRFNRGGRLYVPWGYVGALHVDPIEKKPFFHAYPGARALSFGMLGCDLQCSYCQNWQLSQVMRDAVATRLADFTPITPQEFVGLALRARCKVMTSTYNEPLITSEWAVALFREGKTHGLVGSYVSNGNATPEVLDYLRPYVDLYKIDLKSMRERNYRVLGGRLQTVLDTIRWTWERGFWVEVVTLVVPGFNDDEAELRDAARYIRGVSPDIPWHVTAFHPDYLLTDRGPTSARQLLRAVEIGYEEGLRFVYAGNLPGRVGPYENTYCPRCRALLIERWGFQVRGYRLRNGRCPECGEGIPGRWWPPEEVPPPLCG; this is encoded by the coding sequence ATGGCCGCGGAGGCACACCGGCGGCTCGGGGTCCGGGAGGCCCGCGGGATGCCCATCGCCCGGGTGCTGGAGGAGTTCACCCGGGAAGGGGAGCTGTGGCGGCCGCTGGAGGACGGCAAGGTGGAGTGCTTTGCCTGCGGCCACCGCTGCGTGATCTTCGAGGGATTGCCCGGCATCTGCCGGGTGCGGTTCAACCGGGGTGGCCGGCTCTACGTGCCCTGGGGGTATGTGGGCGCGTTGCATGTGGATCCCATCGAGAAGAAGCCCTTCTTCCATGCCTATCCGGGAGCCCGGGCCCTCAGCTTCGGGATGTTGGGCTGTGACCTGCAATGCAGTTACTGCCAGAACTGGCAGCTGAGCCAGGTGATGCGGGACGCGGTGGCCACGCGGCTCGCGGACTTCACTCCCATCACGCCGCAGGAGTTCGTGGGGCTCGCTCTGCGCGCCCGCTGTAAGGTAATGACCAGCACCTACAACGAGCCCCTCATCACCAGCGAGTGGGCGGTCGCGCTGTTCCGGGAAGGGAAGACGCACGGACTGGTGGGAAGCTACGTCTCCAACGGAAACGCCACCCCCGAGGTCCTGGACTACCTCCGCCCTTACGTGGACCTGTACAAGATCGACCTCAAGAGCATGCGGGAGAGGAACTACCGGGTGCTGGGAGGCAGGCTCCAGACGGTGCTGGACACCATCCGGTGGACGTGGGAGCGGGGGTTCTGGGTAGAGGTGGTGACCCTGGTGGTGCCGGGCTTTAACGACGACGAGGCGGAGCTGCGGGACGCGGCCCGGTATATTCGCGGCGTGAGCCCCGACATCCCTTGGCACGTGACCGCCTTCCACCCGGACTACCTCCTGACAGACCGAGGCCCCACGTCCGCCCGGCAGCTTCTCCGGGCCGTGGAGATCGGATATGAGGAGGGCTTGCGGTTCGTGTACGCGGGGAACCTGCCCGGACGGGTGGGCCCCTACGAGAACACCTACTGCCCCCGCTGCCGGGCCCTCCTCATCGAGCGGTGGGGTTTCCAGGTACGCGGCTACCGCCTCCGGAACGGGAGGTGCCCGGAGTGTGGGGAGGGCATTCCCGGGCGGTGGTGGCCTCCCGAGGAGGTTCCTCCCCCGCTGTGCGGATGA